In a genomic window of Tissierella sp. Yu-01:
- a CDS encoding aromatic amino acid lyase, translated as METLILNGKNLTLEGIFDVVYKNRQVEVDKEAVERVAYARQILFDLAAKGEPVYGLNRGVGWNKDKEFDQDFFEQYNRNLLNSHSLGVEPYHTDEEVRAILLLRLNHALAGSTGISVEIMNLYKEFLNRGIYPRVPRRGSIGEADISTISLIGQCFIGEWEVTYKGKVMSSLNALKLEGLEPAILGPKDGLSIVSSNAQGEALTYILIKEIEDLVSITNLIYCLSLEGLNGVVQSLDEKVNQLRGLNGQIKSGRQCREFLNGSYLNKPHKDRALQDPLSFRGAHTITGTVLDALEFVKSIFLIQINSTDDNPCIIYDEDRTSVSSNFETTTLAVGVEMLANALNHISKTSCYRLMKLADPSFTKLSRFLTPCDVKTIAYCAIQKTFSYLDAENRMLANPSSMDFFPLAGDIEDHASNLPLASDKVLKIIDNIRYIIGIELIHATQAIDLREDIELGKVTKLAYEEFRKVVPFYDKDRNISIDIKKAYDFIKSNILVDVING; from the coding sequence ATGGAAACATTAATTTTGAATGGTAAGAATTTGACACTGGAAGGCATTTTTGATGTTGTTTATAAAAATAGACAGGTAGAAGTAGATAAGGAGGCTGTTGAAAGAGTTGCTTATGCACGTCAAATTCTATTTGATTTAGCTGCAAAGGGAGAACCTGTATATGGTTTAAACAGAGGAGTTGGTTGGAACAAGGATAAAGAGTTTGACCAAGATTTTTTCGAACAGTATAATAGAAACTTACTTAACAGCCATAGTTTAGGGGTTGAACCTTATCATACAGATGAAGAAGTAAGAGCAATATTACTACTTAGACTTAATCATGCATTAGCAGGCTCTACAGGTATATCTGTTGAAATAATGAATCTATATAAAGAGTTCCTAAACAGAGGCATATACCCTAGAGTACCTAGAAGAGGGTCAATTGGTGAAGCAGATATATCCACCATTTCCCTTATTGGACAATGTTTTATAGGCGAATGGGAAGTAACTTATAAAGGAAAAGTAATGTCTTCATTAAATGCCTTAAAGTTGGAGGGCTTAGAGCCCGCTATATTAGGACCAAAGGATGGACTAAGCATAGTATCTTCTAATGCCCAGGGAGAAGCTTTGACATACATATTAATAAAAGAAATTGAAGATTTAGTTTCAATTACAAATTTGATTTATTGTTTGAGCCTGGAGGGATTAAATGGTGTTGTTCAATCATTGGATGAAAAGGTTAACCAGTTAAGAGGATTAAATGGGCAAATAAAAAGTGGTAGACAATGTCGTGAATTTTTGAATGGAAGTTACCTAAATAAACCTCATAAGGATAGAGCATTACAAGATCCATTAAGCTTTAGAGGAGCACATACTATAACTGGAACTGTATTAGATGCATTGGAATTTGTTAAATCAATATTCTTGATTCAAATAAATTCTACAGATGATAATCCTTGTATTATTTATGATGAAGATAGAACTTCTGTAAGCTCTAATTTTGAAACAACAACTTTAGCTGTTGGGGTAGAAATGTTAGCCAATGCGCTAAATCATATTTCAAAGACTTCTTGCTACAGGTTGATGAAGCTTGCAGACCCATCATTTACGAAGTTATCAAGATTTTTAACACCATGTGATGTAAAGACTATAGCTTATTGTGCTATACAAAAAACCTTCTCTTATCTTGATGCGGAAAATAGGATGCTTGCTAATCCTTCATCTATGGATTTCTTTCCACTAGCAGGAGATATTGAGGATCATGCTAGCAATTTACCTTTAGCTTCTGATAAGGTGCTAAAAATAATAGACAATATAAGATACATAATTGGTATTGAGTTAATTCACGCAACTCAAGCAATAGATTTAAGAGAAGATATAGAACTAGGGAAGGTGACTAAATTAGCTTATGAAGAATTTAGGAAGGTAGTTCCATTTTATGATAAAGACAGAAATATAAGTATTGATATTAAGAAGGCCTACGATTTTATAAAATCAAATATTTTAGTTGATGTTATTAATGGCTAA
- a CDS encoding xanthine dehydrogenase family protein molybdopterin-binding subunit → MKELNYVGKRIIREDSFDKARGKTIYVEDMKRTDMLYAKLVLSQKAHAEIEIDKTEAILVEGIVDIFTHEDVPKVLYNSFEWHSSTKAPRDEYLLNNKARYVGDRIALVIGNSKRSVEEAISKLGIAYKEMEPIIGLEKSTNIAFSKEISTGDYAKAFKDADYIIKDKGTTPKIHHAAIEPHACLAEFNDRGDLVVWSPCQVASQIQIHVSNILNIPLNRVRVIKTIMGGSFGGKSIPILEPIAAFATYKLNRPVMLYMNRTDTILGTVTRNAAEITVETAVNKDGKILGRRVEADIDGGAYNTNAAAVTMALGKKLFRLYEIQDQSYIGKAYYTNTIPGGACRGYGSPQAHAVSEVNIDNVAKKLNMDPCELRLINLVDEGAKDPTGGTDIGNAKIKECIITGMKAFNWKEKRANIKNRNTDRYAYGVGMACGTHGNGYTGAYADYTNVDLRLFADGSAFVKMSIHDLGCGTITTMQQIAADALDIQLDKVRVTEADTLYTPADSVGTQASRVTYVCGAAVKEAGEKLRHKLIDAFCKLKSISPDDVITSQGYIYEKSSSQKYSYSDIVVEFEKTFLEDMSVYVKYKSPANPASFAACFAEIVVDKYTGLVDIIDFLAVHDIGKSINPMLVEGQIQGGAQFSLGMALTEDIEIDKKGNVKSTNFSKYHILNSTSMPKVRTLTIEANEPFGPYGAKSVGEMATVAPAPAIINAINFALDSNIITYPATPELIINELNKKIK, encoded by the coding sequence ATGAAAGAGTTGAATTATGTAGGTAAGAGAATAATACGAGAGGATTCTTTTGATAAAGCTAGAGGAAAAACCATTTACGTAGAGGATATGAAAAGAACTGATATGCTTTATGCTAAATTGGTATTGAGTCAAAAGGCACATGCAGAGATAGAAATTGATAAGACTGAGGCTATATTGGTTGAAGGAATAGTAGATATATTTACTCATGAGGATGTTCCAAAGGTGCTATATAACTCTTTTGAATGGCATTCTTCTACAAAAGCTCCAAGGGATGAGTATTTATTAAATAATAAAGCTAGATACGTTGGAGATAGAATAGCACTTGTAATAGGAAATAGTAAGAGGTCAGTTGAAGAGGCAATATCAAAATTAGGTATAGCATATAAAGAAATGGAGCCAATAATAGGATTAGAAAAGTCAACTAACATAGCTTTTTCTAAAGAAATTAGCACTGGAGATTATGCAAAAGCATTTAAAGATGCTGATTATATCATAAAGGATAAAGGCACAACCCCTAAAATACATCACGCAGCCATAGAACCACATGCATGTTTAGCAGAATTTAATGATAGAGGTGATCTAGTTGTTTGGTCTCCATGTCAAGTAGCTTCACAGATACAGATACATGTTTCGAATATATTAAATATTCCTTTAAATAGAGTTAGAGTTATAAAAACTATAATGGGGGGATCTTTTGGAGGAAAAAGCATACCTATATTAGAGCCTATAGCAGCATTTGCAACATATAAACTTAATAGACCTGTTATGCTATATATGAATAGAACGGATACAATTTTAGGAACTGTAACAAGAAATGCAGCTGAAATAACTGTAGAGACAGCAGTTAATAAAGATGGTAAGATATTAGGTCGTAGGGTTGAAGCAGATATAGATGGCGGTGCATATAATACAAATGCTGCCGCAGTAACTATGGCTCTAGGTAAAAAATTATTTAGATTATATGAGATCCAAGATCAATCTTATATTGGTAAGGCTTACTATACAAATACTATACCTGGAGGAGCATGTAGGGGGTATGGTTCACCACAGGCACATGCCGTATCAGAAGTTAATATTGATAATGTTGCTAAAAAGTTAAATATGGATCCTTGTGAATTAAGATTAATTAACTTAGTTGATGAGGGGGCGAAGGACCCAACAGGTGGGACCGATATAGGTAATGCAAAGATAAAAGAGTGTATTATTACTGGCATGAAAGCTTTTAATTGGAAAGAAAAAAGAGCAAATATAAAGAATAGAAATACAGATAGATATGCATATGGTGTAGGAATGGCATGTGGAACCCATGGAAATGGATATACCGGTGCTTATGCTGATTATACAAATGTAGATTTACGATTGTTTGCAGATGGTAGTGCCTTTGTAAAAATGAGTATCCATGATTTAGGCTGTGGAACAATAACGACTATGCAACAGATTGCTGCTGATGCACTAGACATTCAACTTGATAAAGTTAGGGTGACAGAAGCAGATACTTTGTATACGCCGGCAGATTCAGTAGGTACACAGGCAAGTAGAGTCACATATGTATGTGGAGCAGCTGTAAAAGAAGCTGGAGAGAAATTAAGGCATAAATTAATAGATGCTTTCTGCAAATTAAAGAGCATAAGTCCTGATGATGTAATTACATCACAGGGATATATATATGAAAAAAGTTCAAGTCAAAAATATAGTTATTCAGATATAGTAGTTGAATTTGAAAAGACATTCTTAGAGGATATGAGTGTATATGTAAAATATAAATCTCCTGCAAATCCAGCTTCATTTGCAGCCTGTTTTGCAGAAATAGTGGTGGATAAATATACTGGACTTGTAGATATCATTGATTTTCTTGCTGTACATGACATAGGTAAATCCATTAATCCAATGCTGGTTGAGGGGCAAATACAAGGTGGTGCTCAATTTAGTTTAGGAATGGCTTTAACTGAAGATATTGAAATTGATAAGAAAGGAAATGTTAAATCAACTAATTTTTCCAAATATCACATTTTAAATTCAACATCAATGCCAAAGGTGAGGACTTTAACTATTGAGGCCAATGAACCATTTGGTCCATATGGAGCTAAAAGTGTTGGTGAGATGGCTACTGTAGCACCTGCTCCTGCAATAATAAATGCAATTAACTTTGCGCTGGATTCAAATATAATAACGTATCCAGCTACACCAGAGTTAATCATAAATGAGCTTAACAAAAAAATTAAATAA
- a CDS encoding BTAD domain-containing putative transcriptional regulator, with translation MVTINVKYLGIPSIKINNRIIELPFSKAESIIYALLYDKVFNREALCDLLWSDMDEQSAKKNLRNATYIIRKNTIDDLILSPKRSLLKINDYYDVISDVDVINNFNPCDIVNINSINQFLNVYDGLFLEDLKNKSTPGFEEWVEPRSAKINSTYFNKLKILCKELNDRKNMYLVEKCALKLIELEEYDETGYVYLMKSYIMQKRFEEAINTYTKLVKKLYNELSVKPSRETEKIYEDILKNVKLKTEVNSDSFYSRENEKKVVYDNVYNFVGNKNFVSLLICGEDGIGKSLFLNEVSKSLDLNILKLSINCYDYDKDFIFKFWDKIFIQISNYLSKHNINVPNGLVESISKTFPTLNVESNKGIDSYYSSSNYNITEKAIFDLFTLLTNKIKIIFFVDNIHFVDKASKQLLCKTILANRYKIMLIATKRAEKEDINDKFFFSLKCNNVIEKIELKRFNKSETKKFLELILPGISFDLDKIYAESEGNPLFILEMGNAIKNGNQDCYMTNKIENLIEARLMHLSDQAIKILSICSLFHGVFNIETLSNITNINSIELIDLIDELLTKGILKEDFTDENKVILRFTHRKIREYIYNNISNSKRLILHEKLGEYYEDKLNDNLKNNRTLFPEVIYHYSYSNNKLKLFRYKIRRLDYMLDARHEIFPVAEVSEAVNLFKSYIDDESLEEEFNTIKSIYNELACSKKDLIEEFIVYLYLYGRFNKGRWNNSDGLISLNKMVRLSEENNYYEHALNGYLQLIHFYVNNRDLPSMIKAIDKAENIANKINDESKLAIIFRFKGYYNILSRNYEEGEKYLSHAIKIFSSSGNKEKYVLNIVAALFYLGESKRLQGLYEEAMGYYNNAIELCDENEDFPAAALIFSKIGYVRYQLNFIDEAQFYFLKSIKAYEKSIFVWGRAEVYYYLYKIYKEKNNMAKATMYYEQALKFVDKYSSDDIEIINATK, from the coding sequence ATGGTAACTATTAATGTAAAGTATTTAGGTATACCTTCAATTAAAATAAATAATAGAATAATTGAACTTCCATTTTCAAAGGCAGAAAGCATAATTTATGCATTACTGTATGATAAAGTTTTTAATCGGGAAGCTTTATGCGACCTTTTATGGAGTGATATGGATGAACAATCTGCAAAGAAGAACCTTAGGAATGCAACATACATTATCCGAAAAAATACTATAGATGATTTAATATTATCTCCAAAAAGGTCTTTACTAAAGATTAATGATTACTATGATGTTATATCTGATGTTGATGTAATAAATAATTTTAATCCATGTGATATTGTAAATATCAATTCAATAAACCAATTCTTGAATGTTTATGATGGTTTGTTTTTAGAAGACTTAAAAAATAAATCTACCCCAGGATTTGAAGAGTGGGTAGAACCTAGAAGTGCAAAAATAAATAGTACATATTTTAATAAGCTAAAAATACTTTGTAAAGAATTGAATGATAGAAAAAATATGTACTTAGTAGAGAAATGTGCACTAAAATTAATAGAATTGGAAGAATATGATGAAACTGGCTATGTATACTTAATGAAATCATATATCATGCAAAAAAGATTTGAAGAAGCAATAAATACATATACTAAATTAGTAAAGAAATTATATAATGAGCTGTCCGTAAAACCTTCAAGAGAAACTGAGAAAATTTATGAAGATATATTAAAGAATGTTAAATTAAAAACAGAGGTTAACTCTGATAGCTTTTATAGTAGAGAAAATGAGAAAAAGGTTGTATATGACAATGTATATAATTTTGTAGGAAACAAAAATTTCGTATCACTATTAATATGTGGAGAAGATGGTATTGGTAAATCACTATTTCTTAATGAAGTAAGTAAGAGTTTGGATTTAAACATACTTAAGTTAAGTATTAATTGCTATGATTATGATAAAGATTTTATATTTAAATTCTGGGATAAGATTTTTATTCAAATATCTAATTATTTAAGTAAACATAATATTAATGTACCCAATGGATTAGTTGAGAGCATTAGTAAAACATTTCCAACTCTAAATGTTGAGTCTAATAAAGGTATAGATAGCTATTATTCTTCATCAAATTATAATATAACTGAAAAAGCAATTTTTGATCTTTTTACATTATTAACTAATAAAATAAAAATAATATTTTTTGTTGATAATATACATTTTGTAGATAAAGCAAGTAAACAGTTACTTTGTAAAACCATTTTGGCTAATAGATATAAGATTATGTTAATAGCTACAAAAAGGGCAGAAAAAGAGGATATAAATGACAAATTCTTTTTTTCTTTAAAGTGCAATAATGTTATTGAAAAGATAGAATTAAAGAGATTTAACAAGAGTGAAACAAAGAAATTTTTAGAGTTAATTTTGCCTGGTATATCTTTTGATTTAGATAAGATTTATGCTGAAAGTGAGGGTAATCCTTTATTTATTTTAGAGATGGGAAATGCGATTAAAAATGGAAATCAAGATTGTTATATGACTAATAAGATTGAAAACTTAATTGAAGCTAGACTTATGCATTTATCAGACCAAGCAATTAAAATTTTAAGTATTTGCTCATTATTTCATGGTGTTTTCAATATAGAAACACTCTCAAATATCACAAATATTAATAGTATCGAACTAATTGATCTAATTGATGAGCTTCTAACAAAAGGTATCTTGAAAGAAGATTTTACAGATGAAAATAAAGTTATACTCAGATTTACTCATAGAAAAATAAGAGAATATATCTACAATAACATAAGTAATTCTAAACGATTAATATTACACGAGAAACTAGGCGAATACTATGAAGATAAGTTAAATGATAATTTGAAGAACAATAGAACTCTTTTTCCAGAAGTTATATACCATTATTCTTATTCAAATAATAAGCTAAAACTTTTTAGATATAAAATTAGAAGATTGGATTATATGTTGGATGCAAGACACGAGATATTCCCTGTAGCAGAAGTAAGTGAAGCAGTTAATTTATTTAAATCTTATATAGATGATGAATCCTTGGAAGAAGAATTTAATACAATAAAATCTATTTATAATGAATTAGCTTGTAGCAAAAAAGATTTAATAGAAGAATTTATAGTTTACCTATATTTATATGGAAGATTCAATAAAGGAAGATGGAATAATTCAGATGGATTAATAAGTTTAAATAAAATGGTGAGACTTTCAGAGGAAAACAATTATTATGAACATGCCTTAAATGGGTATTTACAACTAATTCATTTTTATGTAAATAATAGGGACTTACCTTCTATGATTAAAGCTATAGACAAAGCAGAAAATATAGCTAATAAAATAAATGACGAAAGTAAGTTAGCTATTATATTTAGATTTAAGGGGTATTATAATATTCTTTCTAGGAATTATGAGGAAGGCGAAAAATATTTAAGTCATGCCATTAAGATCTTTAGTTCATCAGGAAATAAAGAAAAATATGTACTAAACATAGTGGCTGCTTTATTCTACTTAGGAGAGAGCAAGAGGCTTCAAGGATTGTACGAGGAAGCAATGGGTTATTATAATAATGCTATTGAATTATGTGATGAAAATGAAGACTTTCCAGCAGCTGCCTTAATATTTTCTAAGATAGGATATGTCAGATATCAACTGAATTTCATAGATGAGGCCCAATTTTATTTTCTTAAATCTATAAAAGCATATGAAAAAAGTATATTTGTATGGGGTAGAGCAGAGGTATATTATTATCTATATAAAATTTATAAAGAAAAGAATAATATGGCTAAAGCCACCATGTATTATGAACAAGCTTTAAAATTTGTTGATAAATACTCTAGCGACGATATAGAAATCATTAATGCAACTAAATAG
- a CDS encoding (2Fe-2S)-binding protein gives MVINVVVNGEKINMDIDPTKRLLDFLRDDLNLTGVKEGCSEGECGACTVIVNKEAVASCSILAGQINGDEIITIEGLEKNGELDVLQSSFIEKGAIQCGFCSPGMILSCKALLMNNTSPSEEEIKRAIEGNLCRCTGYTKIIEAVQSVVEGGHKNE, from the coding sequence ATGGTCATCAATGTAGTTGTTAATGGGGAAAAAATAAATATGGATATAGATCCAACTAAAAGACTATTAGACTTCCTTAGAGATGATTTAAATTTAACAGGTGTTAAGGAAGGCTGTTCTGAAGGTGAATGTGGTGCTTGTACTGTAATAGTTAATAAAGAGGCTGTTGCATCATGCTCAATACTTGCAGGACAAATAAACGGTGATGAAATAATTACAATAGAAGGATTAGAGAAGAATGGAGAATTAGATGTTCTGCAAAGTTCCTTTATAGAAAAAGGTGCTATTCAATGTGGATTTTGCTCACCAGGGATGATTCTTTCTTGCAAAGCACTTTTAATGAACAACACTTCACCGTCAGAAGAAGAAATAAAAAGGGCCATTGAAGGTAATCTTTGCAGGTGCACAGGTTATACAAAAATTATTGAAGCTGTACAAAGTGTTGTTGAAGGAGGTCATAAGAATGAATAA
- a CDS encoding YjiH family protein, with protein MESKIDITKIFKFILYSLIGIFMFFIPITINGKNTIPLDHIVNYIKAVPNFGPIYAGLIVTIGALIPFANRTWNKSKSSIVFSILKLLGIVFIFMAIFNVGPAFLMRDDVIPFIYKSIVISVTTIVPIGSIFLAFLVNYGLMEFIGVFMQPIMKPLWKTPGRSAIDAVASFVGSYSLALLITNRVYKEGKYTGKEAAIIATGFSTVSATFMVIVANTLGIMEYWLLYFWLTLVITFIVTAITARIYPLNKKPETYFDDQAGDPEKLVTGNRFKMAYEEGMAAFDNAPTVFESIKDNLIDGVKLALSIGPLLMSIGVLGIVIAEYTPVFDIIGYIFYPFTLITRVPEPLLAAKANALSIAEMFLPALLVTEAPMITKFLIAIVSVSEILFFSASIPCMMATDIPLTMKDYIIIWIERVILSILIAAPILHIIF; from the coding sequence ATGGAAAGTAAAATTGATATTACCAAAATATTTAAATTTATATTGTATTCTCTTATTGGTATTTTTATGTTTTTTATTCCGATTACAATAAACGGTAAGAATACGATTCCACTTGACCATATTGTTAATTACATTAAAGCTGTACCAAACTTTGGTCCTATTTATGCAGGATTGATAGTTACAATTGGAGCCCTTATTCCATTTGCTAACAGGACATGGAATAAGAGTAAATCATCTATTGTTTTTTCAATTCTAAAATTATTGGGTATTGTATTTATTTTTATGGCTATTTTTAATGTTGGACCAGCCTTTTTAATGAGAGATGATGTTATACCTTTTATTTACAAAAGTATTGTAATATCTGTTACTACAATAGTTCCAATAGGTTCTATATTTCTTGCTTTTCTTGTTAATTATGGGCTAATGGAGTTTATTGGAGTATTTATGCAACCAATTATGAAACCGCTTTGGAAAACTCCTGGAAGATCTGCAATTGATGCAGTAGCCTCTTTTGTTGGTAGTTACTCATTAGCTTTATTAATAACAAATAGAGTTTATAAGGAAGGTAAGTATACAGGAAAAGAAGCTGCTATTATAGCAACTGGATTCTCAACGGTATCAGCTACATTTATGGTTATTGTAGCTAATACATTAGGAATAATGGAATATTGGTTATTATATTTTTGGCTAACATTAGTTATAACATTTATTGTAACAGCTATAACAGCTAGAATTTATCCATTAAATAAGAAACCGGAAACATATTTTGATGATCAAGCTGGAGATCCAGAAAAATTAGTGACAGGTAATAGATTTAAAATGGCATATGAGGAAGGTATGGCTGCTTTTGATAATGCTCCAACAGTATTTGAAAGTATCAAAGATAATTTAATTGATGGGGTAAAGTTAGCATTATCTATTGGACCTTTACTTATGTCTATAGGGGTATTAGGTATAGTTATTGCTGAATACACTCCAGTATTCGATATAATTGGATATATCTTCTATCCATTTACATTAATAACTAGAGTACCTGAACCATTACTAGCAGCTAAGGCAAATGCACTTAGTATAGCTGAAATGTTTTTGCCAGCATTGTTAGTTACAGAAGCACCTATGATTACTAAGTTCTTAATAGCCATTGTAAGTGTATCAGAAATTTTATTCTTCTCAGCTTCTATACCATGTATGATGGCAACTGATATCCCATTAACAATGAAGGATTATATCATAATTTGGATAGAAAGAGTTATTTTATCTATTTTAATAGCTGCACCAATATTACACATAATTTTCTAA
- a CDS encoding BCCT family transporter yields the protein MESKSKVKKHIRMGVFLPAFIFVGAAALLGIFNNKALADTAWAFFHWSLESFGWLYQIASIAGLIVVFIIMFSKLGKVRIGGKDAKPKYSMGTWFAMTLTGGVATGIVTWGVNEPLIYLGNVWGELETLGIEAFSSEAVRFAMGRSFYNWTFIPYAMYALTGLATAYVYYNKKDKLTVTATLKPLFGEKITQGFWGNLIDTLSMLAIALGLTSGLTMCITLVTSGLNYSYGIEKTFTLFLIVGIAIIFFYTFSSYIGLDKGMKKIASLNAYFYYGLLLLLIIIGPKLFLVRTATAGIAEWLDNFWLWGLDPIDIGGAALTQSWTLFDWACWIAYAPVTGIFLAMISRGRTIREFLLVNLILPSVFGIIWFTVWGGSALNMQIAGGVDLVNTIATTDAISALWQFIENLPFGLGTIVIPLNLIIIVISFVTCADATSTDIASMCIKDVPIGTEPPAYLKVLWGGVIGVIAIIMAAFGGQEQGVEGVKALATAGGFVVLFIFILQIAAVIKMFFVDKIEE from the coding sequence GTGGAGTCTAAAAGTAAAGTAAAGAAACACATACGTATGGGTGTATTCCTACCAGCATTTATATTTGTTGGTGCGGCGGCTTTATTAGGGATTTTTAACAATAAAGCACTTGCTGACACAGCATGGGCATTCTTTCATTGGTCTTTAGAATCATTTGGCTGGTTGTACCAAATAGCTAGTATTGCTGGATTGATTGTTGTATTTATTATTATGTTTTCTAAATTAGGTAAAGTACGTATTGGCGGTAAAGATGCAAAACCTAAGTATAGTATGGGGACTTGGTTTGCAATGACATTAACCGGCGGTGTAGCCACAGGTATAGTAACATGGGGAGTTAATGAGCCATTAATCTATCTTGGAAATGTATGGGGTGAATTAGAAACCTTAGGAATAGAAGCTTTTTCTAGCGAAGCTGTTAGGTTTGCAATGGGAAGAAGTTTTTATAACTGGACCTTTATTCCATATGCTATGTATGCTTTAACAGGACTTGCTACTGCTTATGTTTATTACAATAAAAAAGATAAACTTACAGTAACAGCAACACTTAAGCCTTTATTTGGCGAGAAAATTACTCAAGGATTTTGGGGAAATCTAATTGATACTCTATCAATGTTAGCTATTGCACTTGGTTTAACATCAGGTTTAACAATGTGTATAACCCTAGTAACAAGTGGATTAAATTATTCTTATGGAATCGAAAAGACATTTACTCTATTTTTAATAGTTGGTATAGCAATAATCTTCTTTTATACTTTCTCTTCATATATAGGGTTAGACAAAGGTATGAAGAAGATAGCTAGTCTTAATGCATATTTCTATTATGGATTACTTCTATTATTAATAATAATTGGACCAAAATTATTCTTAGTTAGAACTGCAACAGCAGGTATAGCAGAGTGGCTTGATAACTTCTGGCTATGGGGGCTTGATCCTATTGATATAGGAGGGGCTGCTTTAACACAATCTTGGACTTTATTTGACTGGGCTTGTTGGATAGCATATGCTCCTGTTACAGGAATATTTTTAGCAATGATTTCAAGAGGAAGAACTATAAGAGAGTTCTTACTTGTAAACTTAATCCTTCCATCAGTATTCGGTATAATTTGGTTTACTGTGTGGGGTGGATCAGCTTTAAATATGCAAATTGCAGGTGGTGTTGATTTAGTAAATACTATAGCTACTACTGATGCTATTTCTGCCCTTTGGCAGTTCATAGAAAATCTTCCTTTTGGTTTAGGCACTATAGTTATACCGCTGAATTTAATTATCATTGTAATTTCCTTTGTAACATGTGCTGATGCAACTTCAACTGATATTGCTTCTATGTGTATAAAAGACGTTCCTATAGGAACTGAACCACCAGCTTATTTAAAGGTTTTATGGGGTGGTGTAATAGGTGTAATTGCAATAATCATGGCTGCTTTTGGTGGACAAGAACAAGGTGTTGAAGGGGTTAAAGCATTAGCTACTGCAGGAGGATTCGTTGTACTATTCATATTTATCTTACAGATAGCAGCAGTTATAAAAATGTTCTTTGTGGACAAGATAGAAGAGTAA
- a CDS encoding FAD binding domain-containing protein, with protein MNNFITPKNIEELCNALRNRDDNTYILAGGTDLSIKFIKNQVFNFNIIDICKFEEFRHIEDLGDTIKIGSCVTMTELERSKVIDKEIPALIGAAYNLGSTQIRNRATIGGNIANAAQCGDTIPVLFAYDADIEILNSSKQIRYEKAREFVEGIGKTTLKSDEVITGIIVKKSKARSGFSKVGSRKSVTISKVNCCGKILLDDRNLVQEADIYMGAVGVKPIKAELIEKELIGKKLDNLGADLEEAVKEQIESAIPDRSSKHYKKIAAIGLVEDMLADIRR; from the coding sequence ATGAATAACTTCATTACACCAAAAAATATAGAAGAATTATGTAATGCCCTTCGTAACAGGGATGATAATACCTATATTTTAGCTGGTGGCACTGATTTGAGTATTAAATTCATTAAGAATCAAGTGTTTAATTTTAACATCATCGACATATGCAAGTTTGAGGAATTTAGGCATATTGAGGATCTAGGTGATACTATTAAAATAGGTTCATGTGTCACTATGACTGAACTTGAACGTAGTAAAGTGATAGATAAAGAAATTCCAGCACTGATTGGTGCGGCATACAATTTAGGCTCAACACAAATTAGAAATCGTGCTACCATTGGTGGAAATATAGCAAATGCAGCCCAATGTGGGGATACTATCCCGGTATTATTTGCTTATGATGCGGATATTGAAATATTGAATTCATCTAAGCAAATAAGATACGAAAAAGCAAGAGAATTCGTAGAGGGCATAGGAAAAACCACCTTGAAATCTGATGAAGTTATTACAGGAATTATAGTTAAAAAGTCTAAAGCTCGTTCTGGATTCTCAAAAGTTGGTTCTAGAAAGTCAGTAACTATATCAAAAGTAAACTGCTGTGGTAAGATTTTATTAGATGATCGAAACCTAGTACAAGAAGCAGATATTTATATGGGAGCTGTGGGGGTAAAGCCAATTAAAGCTGAACTGATTGAGAAGGAGCTTATTGGTAAGAAGTTAGATAATCTGGGTGCAGATTTAGAAGAAGCAGTAAAAGAACAGATTGAAAGCGCTATTCCAGATAGAAGCTCAAAGCATTATAAGAAGATTGCAGCAATTGGTTTAGTTGAAGATATGCTTGCCGATATTAGGAGGTAG